A DNA window from Fodinibius sp. Rm-B-1B1-1 contains the following coding sequences:
- the lhgO gene encoding L-2-hydroxyglutarate oxidase, with amino-acid sequence MSTYDFIIVGAGIVGLSTAFKLSESYPDLDILVLEKENEVAAHQTGNNSGVIHSGIYYKPNSYRAKNCVDGRHQLVDFCEQHKVDYEICGKVIVATEEEDIPRLDTIFETGQINEIEGIKKIDPQEVVEIEPYVTNSVKGIHVPCSGIVDYVGVCKKLRQLIEQKGNRVACGQEVTNINQENSALSVKTTTDSFSGQHLINCAGLYSDHVAKSAGVHPNIQIVPFRGEYYELKPEVQHFVNGLIYPMPNPAFPFLGVHFTKMVRGAVECGPNAVFAFKREGYDKLSFDMEETIETLNFPGFYNLARKYWKMGLDEWYRSFSKRAFVKGLQKLIPSIRPKHLKPSPSGVRAMALKPNGEILDDFQFEVTQNEIHVLNAPSPAATAGLAIGDEILKRAEKAFM; translated from the coding sequence ATGTCAACATACGATTTCATCATTGTGGGGGCCGGTATCGTTGGGCTTTCTACTGCTTTTAAACTCTCTGAATCCTACCCTGACTTAGACATTCTGGTACTCGAAAAGGAAAATGAAGTAGCCGCCCATCAGACCGGAAATAACTCCGGTGTTATTCACTCCGGCATCTATTACAAACCCAACAGCTACCGGGCTAAAAATTGTGTCGACGGACGGCATCAATTGGTGGACTTTTGCGAACAGCATAAGGTCGATTACGAAATCTGTGGAAAAGTCATTGTCGCTACCGAAGAAGAAGATATTCCGAGGCTGGATACTATTTTTGAAACAGGACAGATCAATGAAATCGAAGGCATTAAAAAAATTGATCCCCAGGAAGTTGTTGAAATTGAGCCCTATGTAACAAATAGCGTAAAAGGTATTCACGTGCCGTGCTCAGGCATTGTTGATTATGTGGGCGTCTGTAAAAAGCTGCGTCAACTTATCGAACAAAAGGGAAATCGCGTGGCATGCGGACAGGAGGTCACAAATATCAACCAAGAGAACAGCGCCCTTTCTGTTAAAACAACAACGGACTCTTTTTCCGGTCAACATTTAATTAATTGTGCAGGACTGTATAGTGATCACGTTGCTAAATCTGCAGGCGTTCATCCTAACATCCAAATTGTCCCTTTCCGCGGTGAGTATTATGAGCTCAAGCCAGAAGTCCAACACTTTGTTAACGGATTAATTTATCCCATGCCCAATCCAGCTTTCCCATTCCTGGGCGTTCATTTTACCAAAATGGTTCGAGGAGCTGTGGAATGTGGCCCCAATGCCGTTTTTGCTTTCAAACGCGAAGGCTACGATAAGCTCTCTTTTGATATGGAAGAAACCATCGAAACACTCAACTTTCCAGGCTTTTATAATTTAGCTCGCAAATATTGGAAAATGGGACTGGATGAGTGGTATCGATCCTTTTCAAAACGGGCATTTGTCAAAGGACTTCAAAAGTTAATTCCCTCTATCCGACCTAAACACTTAAAACCTTCGCCATCGGGCGTTCGAGCCATGGCCCTAAAACCGAATGGTGAAATTCTGGACGACTTCCAGTTTGAAGTCACTCAGAATGAAATCCACGTACTCAATGCTCCGAGTCCTGCTGCAACGGCCGGATTAGCCATCGGCGACGAAATTCTGAAACGTGCTGAAAAAGCATTTATGTAG
- a CDS encoding RagB/SusD family nutrient uptake outer membrane protein has translation MKRSNKLLSKIVLLSTILMVWGMGCNVVDIDDRPDPNNSELQNILDNPSRSDISTLVSGTEAGLRTELRIYHINVGMIGREMYRFLSAEPRNTGDLLGKGNAQLDAGSFYITRTWASFYRVIRNANITIQAATTLNDNGIYSDEELNGTLGYARTMKAYQYLMALTQTNENGIRQQLEEDIFNTGDLLSTANSYQLIADLLDEAATNLTNAGSTFPFNLSSGFDGLNTPETFRQFNRALRARVEVYRSQPDWNAVLTNYLPESFIDETADLEFGAYHVFSTATNDLLNPVFADPQAGSGDSWVAHNSWVEDAEAGDLRIDQKVQLRDEPASLDGLTSDYGLFVYQSQTAPMPILRNAELLLIRAEALAQRNNIGDLDAAEDDLNVIRNAAGLADFNRGTGGQAEVIDEMLNQRRYELFFEGHRWVDMRRYDRLDELPIDRPEDNVWSSFPIPENENL, from the coding sequence ATGAAACGATCAAATAAACTACTTTCAAAGATTGTACTACTTAGTACCATTTTGATGGTTTGGGGGATGGGATGCAATGTCGTAGATATTGACGACCGTCCGGACCCCAATAATTCGGAACTGCAAAACATTCTCGATAATCCATCACGATCGGATATTAGCACCCTCGTTTCCGGAACCGAAGCAGGGTTACGTACCGAACTCCGCATCTATCATATCAACGTTGGTATGATAGGACGGGAGATGTACCGCTTCCTTTCTGCCGAACCCCGCAATACCGGTGATTTACTCGGCAAAGGGAATGCACAGCTGGATGCTGGATCATTCTATATAACGCGAACCTGGGCTTCGTTTTATCGCGTTATTCGCAATGCTAATATTACCATCCAAGCTGCAACCACGCTCAACGACAATGGCATATATTCGGACGAAGAACTCAACGGTACGCTGGGGTATGCACGAACCATGAAGGCCTATCAATACCTGATGGCACTAACACAAACTAACGAAAATGGTATCCGGCAACAGTTAGAAGAGGATATCTTTAACACCGGCGATTTGCTTAGCACGGCAAATTCGTATCAGCTTATTGCTGACTTACTGGACGAAGCCGCCACAAATCTCACCAATGCTGGCTCAACCTTCCCATTCAATCTTTCCAGTGGATTTGACGGGTTAAATACTCCGGAAACCTTCCGGCAATTCAACCGCGCCCTGCGTGCTCGTGTTGAAGTATATCGCTCACAGCCCGACTGGAATGCCGTGCTCACTAACTACTTGCCTGAATCGTTTATTGATGAAACGGCAGATTTAGAATTTGGAGCCTATCACGTATTCTCAACGGCTACCAACGATCTGCTCAACCCGGTTTTTGCAGATCCACAAGCAGGCTCTGGCGACAGTTGGGTAGCCCACAACTCCTGGGTTGAAGATGCCGAAGCTGGTGATCTGCGTATCGACCAAAAAGTACAGCTTAGAGATGAACCAGCTTCACTTGATGGGCTTACCAGCGATTACGGATTATTTGTATATCAATCCCAAACCGCTCCCATGCCTATCCTTCGTAATGCAGAACTCCTGCTTATTCGAGCTGAAGCTCTTGCACAACGCAATAATATTGGCGACCTCGATGCGGCGGAAGATGATCTCAATGTCATTCGCAATGCAGCCGGACTTGCTGACTTTAACCGGGGCACTGGAGGCCAGGCTGAAGTTATCGACGAGATGCTTAACCAACGTCGATATGAACTATTCTTCGAAGGGCACCGCTGGGTTGATATGCGTCGGTATGATCGACTGGATGAACTCCCCATCGACCGCCCCGAAGATAATGTGTGGAGCTCATTCCCTATTCCCGAGAATGAAAATTTATAA